A portion of the Deltaproteobacteria bacterium genome contains these proteins:
- a CDS encoding type II toxin-antitoxin system VapC family toxin — MAGLYLDTSCFLKLFFPEPETSRVLELAGREEQIVVSTLARLEALVQVQARVATRLLSARAATALIARMDGLLRREPYELVACPPGIIEIAESQIRPVAKSTYCRTLDRLHLATMQGLGLRRLLTNDDAQARAARVLRFEVGSPR; from the coding sequence ATGGCGGGTCTCTACCTCGATACGAGCTGCTTCCTGAAGCTCTTCTTCCCCGAGCCGGAGACTTCGAGGGTCCTCGAGCTGGCCGGCAGAGAGGAGCAGATCGTCGTCTCGACGCTCGCCCGGCTCGAGGCGCTGGTGCAGGTCCAGGCGCGGGTGGCGACGCGGCTCCTCTCCGCGCGGGCGGCGACCGCGCTCATCGCCCGCATGGATGGCCTGCTTCGCCGCGAGCCCTATGAACTCGTCGCATGCCCCCCGGGCATCATCGAGATCGCGGAGTCGCAGATCCGGCCCGTGGCGAAGTCCACTTACTGCCGAACCCTGGATCGGCTCCACCTGGCGACCATGCAGGGCCTCGGGCTGCGCCGCCTGCTGACGAACGATGATGCTCAGGCGCGCGCGGCGCGCGTGCTCCGCTTCGAGGTCGGGTCGCCCCGCTGA
- a CDS encoding RNA methyltransferase, which translates to MGVERVRDADDPRLADYRELRDGERRRRAGTFVAESRQVVRRLLGSRFRARSVLATEAAAEDLRDVLADGLPVYVAPEETLGRVVGFNFHRGCLAVGERGAELPLDALLDTRLLVVLEGVTNPDNVGGVFRNAMAFAAGGVLLAPGCSDPLYRKAIRVSMGGTLVVPFARAAPWPGALVRLQEHGFTIVALTPDGDVDVADLGTSRPVPERVALLLGAEGEGVSPAARAAADVAVAIRMAGRGHSLNVATASGIALHRLAR; encoded by the coding sequence ATGGGAGTCGAGCGCGTCCGCGACGCCGATGATCCGCGCCTCGCGGACTATCGCGAGCTGAGGGACGGGGAGCGGCGCCGCCGCGCGGGGACGTTCGTCGCCGAGAGCCGGCAGGTGGTGCGCCGGCTCCTCGGCTCGCGCTTCCGCGCCCGCTCGGTGCTGGCGACCGAGGCGGCGGCGGAGGACCTGCGCGACGTCCTCGCCGACGGGCTCCCCGTCTACGTGGCGCCCGAGGAGACGCTCGGGCGCGTGGTCGGCTTCAACTTCCACCGCGGCTGCCTGGCGGTGGGGGAGCGCGGCGCGGAGCTCCCGCTCGATGCGTTGCTCGACACGCGCCTCCTCGTCGTGCTCGAGGGGGTCACGAACCCCGACAACGTGGGCGGCGTCTTCCGGAACGCCATGGCGTTCGCTGCCGGCGGCGTGCTCCTGGCGCCCGGCTGCTCCGACCCCCTCTACCGCAAGGCGATCCGCGTCTCGATGGGCGGGACGCTGGTCGTGCCGTTCGCGCGCGCGGCGCCGTGGCCCGGCGCGCTCGTGCGGCTCCAGGAGCACGGGTTCACGATCGTCGCGCTCACGCCCGACGGCGACGTCGACGTCGCCGACCTCGGCACCAGCCGGCCCGTCCCGGAGCGGGTCGCCCTGCTGCTCGGCGCCGAGGGCGAGGGTGTGAGCCCTGCCGCACGCGCCGCCGCCGACGTCGCGGTCGCGATCCGGATGGCGGGCCGGGGCCATTCGCTGAACGTCGCCACCGCCTCGGGGATCGCGCTGCATCGCCTCGCGCGCTGA
- a CDS encoding NAD(P)/FAD-dependent oxidoreductase, producing MTAPDVLVVGGGPAGSTVAWRLARAGARVTLFDAATFPRVKLCAGWVTHAALADLELDPSAYPYTIQPFSAVSVAVGDHEHETHWDRTASYGIVRAEFDTFLLRRAAAAGARVHEGARVREVRAFPGGVEVASDAGTVHAGIVVGAGGHGCPVARGLGRARGEEHVVVTQESETSVGAERLRALTPRHGWPELIAEPDFKGYGWYFTKGDFLNVGVGALGGEPIRRRLDRLLGRLRASGRLPDDLALMPFRGHAYAIRRGQPRRLGGERFALVGNAAGLARDISGEGIGPAVRSACLAAETILDGGPATYPARIAEAFGRPAGALARLARHAPDLLIVLAARLACTRPGLRRRLVLEGAFGIG from the coding sequence ATGACGGCGCCCGACGTCCTCGTGGTGGGCGGCGGGCCCGCGGGCAGCACGGTGGCGTGGCGGCTCGCCCGTGCGGGGGCGCGCGTCACCCTCTTCGACGCCGCGACTTTCCCCCGCGTCAAGCTCTGCGCCGGCTGGGTTACGCACGCGGCGCTCGCCGACCTGGAGCTCGACCCGTCGGCCTACCCGTACACCATCCAGCCCTTCTCTGCCGTCTCGGTCGCGGTCGGCGACCACGAGCACGAGACACACTGGGACCGCACGGCGAGCTACGGCATCGTGCGCGCGGAGTTCGACACGTTCCTCCTCCGCCGCGCGGCGGCGGCCGGAGCCCGGGTGCACGAGGGCGCGCGGGTGCGCGAGGTGCGCGCGTTCCCGGGCGGCGTCGAGGTCGCGAGCGACGCCGGCACCGTCCACGCCGGGATCGTGGTCGGCGCGGGCGGGCACGGCTGCCCGGTCGCGCGTGGGCTCGGGCGCGCGCGCGGCGAGGAGCACGTGGTCGTGACGCAGGAGAGCGAGACGAGCGTCGGCGCGGAGCGCCTGCGCGCGCTCACGCCCCGCCACGGCTGGCCCGAGCTGATCGCCGAGCCCGACTTCAAGGGCTACGGCTGGTACTTCACGAAGGGCGACTTCCTGAACGTCGGCGTGGGCGCGCTCGGCGGCGAGCCGATCCGCCGCCGGCTCGACCGGCTGCTGGGTCGCCTCCGCGCCAGCGGGCGGCTGCCCGACGACCTCGCGCTCATGCCCTTTCGCGGGCACGCGTACGCGATCCGGCGCGGCCAGCCGCGGCGGCTCGGCGGCGAGCGCTTCGCGCTGGTCGGTAACGCGGCCGGGCTCGCGCGCGACATCTCGGGCGAGGGCATCGGCCCGGCGGTGCGGAGCGCCTGCCTCGCCGCCGAGACAATCCTCGACGGCGGGCCGGCCACCTACCCCGCGCGGATCGCGGAGGCCTTCGGTCGCCCGGCCGGCGCGCTCGCCCGCCTCGCGCGCCACGCTCCGGACCTTCTCATCGTTCTCGCCGCACGGCTCGCCTGCACGCGCCCCGGGCTGCGCCGGCGCCTCGTCCTCGAGGGCGCGTTCGGGATCGGGTGA
- a CDS encoding aldehyde dehydrogenase family protein, producing MGAAVQLQSAVERFVAAPVRKMLIDGKWVEAASGKTFETINPATGQVLARVAEGDKEDIDRAARAARRTFDDGRWARTNPSERQRLLLRIADLIEANGDELAQLETLDNGKPFTESRHVDIPASAETFRYYAGWVNKIYGETNPSDAAFFNFTLREPVGVCGQIIPWNFPLLMCAWKLAPALACGNTCVLKPAEQTPLTALRLGELLLEAGVPAGVVNIVPGFGPTAGGALVRHPMVDKIAFTGSTEVGKEIHRETASTLKRVSLELGGKSPNIVFSDADTDAAVQGALLGVFFCAGQVCCAGTRLFVEQKMHDEFADKLAKTAAGMKQGPGLDPETRIGPLVSEEQLDRVTGYLEAGKKEGAKPLIGGERNTAKGLEKGYYVKPTVFTGVRNDMKIAREEIFGPVVSVIPFKDEDDAVLQGNDTTYGLAAGVWTRDVSKAHRVARAIRAGTVWVNCYNVFDPVSPFGGYKQSGYGRELGRYALDLYTQVKSVWLQI from the coding sequence ATGGGTGCAGCGGTTCAGCTCCAGTCGGCAGTGGAGCGCTTCGTCGCCGCGCCGGTCCGCAAGATGCTGATCGACGGCAAGTGGGTCGAGGCGGCGTCGGGGAAGACGTTCGAGACCATCAACCCCGCCACGGGCCAGGTGCTCGCGCGGGTCGCGGAGGGCGACAAGGAGGACATCGACCGCGCCGCGCGCGCCGCGCGCCGGACCTTCGACGATGGGAGATGGGCGCGCACGAACCCGAGCGAGCGCCAGCGCCTCCTGCTCAGGATCGCCGACCTGATCGAGGCGAACGGCGACGAGCTGGCGCAGCTCGAGACGCTCGACAACGGGAAGCCCTTCACGGAGAGCCGCCACGTCGACATCCCGGCCAGCGCCGAGACCTTCCGCTACTACGCCGGCTGGGTGAACAAGATCTACGGCGAGACCAACCCCTCCGACGCGGCCTTCTTCAACTTCACGCTGCGCGAGCCGGTGGGCGTGTGCGGGCAGATCATCCCGTGGAACTTCCCGCTCCTCATGTGCGCCTGGAAGCTCGCGCCGGCGCTCGCGTGCGGCAACACCTGCGTCCTCAAGCCGGCCGAGCAGACCCCGCTCACGGCGCTCCGCCTGGGCGAGCTGCTGCTCGAGGCCGGTGTGCCCGCCGGCGTCGTCAACATCGTGCCCGGCTTCGGGCCGACCGCCGGCGGCGCCCTCGTCCGCCATCCCATGGTCGACAAGATCGCCTTCACGGGCTCGACCGAGGTGGGGAAGGAGATCCACCGCGAGACCGCGTCGACGCTCAAGCGCGTGTCGCTCGAGCTGGGCGGCAAGTCGCCCAACATCGTGTTCAGCGACGCGGACACGGACGCCGCCGTGCAGGGCGCGCTGCTCGGCGTCTTCTTCTGCGCCGGGCAGGTGTGCTGCGCCGGCACGCGCCTCTTCGTCGAGCAGAAGATGCACGACGAGTTCGCCGACAAGCTCGCCAAGACGGCCGCGGGCATGAAGCAGGGCCCCGGCCTCGACCCCGAGACGCGCATCGGCCCGCTGGTCAGCGAGGAGCAGCTCGATCGGGTGACGGGCTATCTCGAGGCGGGCAAGAAGGAGGGCGCGAAGCCGCTCATCGGCGGCGAGCGCAACACGGCGAAGGGGCTCGAGAAGGGCTACTACGTGAAGCCCACGGTCTTCACCGGCGTGCGCAACGACATGAAGATCGCGCGCGAGGAGATCTTCGGCCCGGTCGTCTCCGTGATCCCGTTCAAGGACGAGGACGACGCCGTGCTCCAGGGCAACGACACCACCTACGGCCTCGCCGCCGGCGTCTGGACCCGCGACGTGAGCAAGGCGCACCGGGTGGCGCGCGCCATCCGCGCGGGCACGGTGTGGGTCAACTGCTACAACGTGTTCGACCCGGTCTCGCCCTTCGGCGGTTACAAGCAGAGCGGCTACGGGCGCGAGCTGGGCCGCTACGCGCTCGACCTCTACACCCAGGTGAAGAGCGTGTGGCTGCAGATATGA
- a CDS encoding urease accessory protein UreH, whose protein sequence is MPHSALGLLAFGFVLGLRHALDVDHLAAVSTIVTSRRSLWASSIVGAVWGLGHTAALLAVALVVVGLHAQIPPRLGAGLELAVAAMLVGLGLNLLGTLWRGGRLHFHGHAHDGREHLHPHVHPRTQRDATQHHPVRAARRPFVVGLVHGLAGSAALMLGVLATIPSPRLALAYVATFGGGSIGGMIAMSTLLGMPLALAAERFARAELVLRACAAVGSVAVGVLLALATGLPR, encoded by the coding sequence GTGCCCCACAGCGCCCTCGGCCTGCTCGCCTTCGGGTTCGTCCTCGGCCTCCGCCACGCCCTCGACGTCGATCACCTGGCGGCCGTGTCCACCATCGTGACGTCGCGGCGCAGCCTGTGGGCATCGTCGATCGTCGGCGCCGTCTGGGGTCTCGGGCACACCGCCGCGCTCCTCGCCGTCGCGCTCGTGGTCGTGGGCCTGCACGCCCAGATCCCGCCCCGGCTGGGCGCCGGTCTCGAGCTCGCGGTCGCGGCCATGCTCGTCGGGCTCGGCCTGAACCTCCTCGGGACCCTCTGGCGCGGCGGGCGGCTCCACTTCCACGGGCACGCGCACGACGGCCGCGAGCACCTACACCCGCACGTCCACCCGCGGACGCAGCGGGACGCCACGCAGCACCACCCCGTGCGCGCCGCCCGCCGGCCCTTCGTCGTCGGCCTGGTCCACGGCCTTGCCGGGAGCGCCGCGCTCATGCTCGGCGTGCTCGCGACCATCCCCTCGCCACGGCTCGCGCTCGCTTACGTGGCGACCTTCGGCGGCGGCTCGATCGGCGGCATGATCGCCATGAGCACGCTCCTCGGCATGCCGCTCGCGCTCGCGGCCGAGCGGTTCGCGCGGGCCGAGCTCGTGCTGCGGGCCTGCGCCGCGGTCGGCAGCGTGGCGGTCGGGGTGCTGCTGGCGCTGGCGACCGGCCTGCCGCGGTAG
- a CDS encoding SCP2 sterol-binding domain-containing protein produces MPSAPPDRRAAAAAGLLRRVFASLEAPLTFRLWDGTTARVGGPGESDFAVVFRSRGAFRRIVQRPTPLRFGEAYIHGDLDIEGDIFAAMRTANAIERLRVPLGSRLAVLAGLLRV; encoded by the coding sequence ATGCCCTCGGCGCCCCCGGATCGGCGCGCGGCGGCGGCGGCCGGGCTCCTCCGGCGCGTCTTCGCCTCCCTCGAGGCACCGCTCACCTTCCGCCTGTGGGACGGGACCACGGCGCGCGTGGGCGGGCCGGGCGAGAGCGACTTCGCGGTCGTGTTCCGCTCGCGCGGCGCGTTCCGGCGCATCGTCCAGCGTCCCACGCCGCTCCGCTTCGGCGAGGCATACATCCACGGTGACCTCGACATCGAGGGGGACATCTTCGCCGCCATGCGCACGGCCAACGCGATCGAGCGGCTGCGCGTGCCGCTCGGGAGCCGGCTCGCGGTGCTGGCAGGACTGCTCCGCGTATGA
- a CDS encoding class I SAM-dependent methyltransferase: MRLRTKRFDARAIAYHYDASNEFYALFLDRRMVYTCAYYRRPDGDLDQAQEDKLDLVCRKLRLEAGERLLDIGCGWGSLVVWAAERYGADVRGVTLSRAQAEYGQAWIRRLGLQERARVDHLDYRDLPGDLRFDKIAAVGVIEHIGIRNYPAYFARVHQLLAPGGLFLNHGITHEKHWRRTSETAFLERHVFPNGEMDNVSHILDVLERARFDIRDVESLREHYARTTRQWVERLQANAERARALVGERIYRTWIAYLAASSVAFTQGSTGLYQVVASRPDPAVRGAVPTTREGIYSAAAPAERRKLARAS, from the coding sequence ATGAGGCTCCGCACGAAGCGATTCGATGCCAGGGCGATCGCGTACCACTACGACGCGTCGAACGAGTTCTACGCCCTCTTCCTCGACCGGCGCATGGTCTACACCTGCGCCTACTACCGCCGCCCCGACGGCGACCTCGACCAGGCGCAGGAGGACAAGCTCGACCTCGTGTGCCGGAAGCTGCGGCTCGAGGCGGGCGAGCGGCTCCTCGACATCGGCTGCGGGTGGGGCAGCCTGGTCGTGTGGGCGGCCGAGCGCTACGGCGCGGACGTCCGCGGCGTGACCCTCTCGCGCGCCCAGGCCGAGTACGGGCAGGCATGGATCCGCCGCCTGGGCCTCCAGGAGCGCGCCCGCGTCGACCACCTGGACTACCGCGACCTGCCCGGCGACCTCCGTTTCGACAAGATCGCCGCCGTCGGCGTCATCGAGCACATCGGGATCAGGAACTACCCGGCCTACTTCGCGCGCGTGCACCAGCTCCTCGCGCCGGGCGGCCTCTTCCTGAACCACGGCATCACGCACGAGAAGCACTGGCGGCGCACCTCCGAGACCGCGTTCCTCGAGCGCCACGTCTTCCCGAACGGCGAGATGGACAACGTGAGCCACATCCTCGACGTGCTCGAGCGCGCGCGCTTCGATATCCGCGACGTGGAGAGCCTGCGCGAGCACTACGCGCGCACCACGCGGCAGTGGGTCGAGCGCCTGCAGGCGAATGCAGAGCGGGCGCGGGCGCTGGTCGGCGAGCGCATCTACCGCACGTGGATCGCCTACCTGGCCGCGTCGTCGGTCGCCTTCACGCAGGGCTCGACCGGCCTCTACCAGGTGGTCGCCTCGCGCCCCGATCCGGCGGTGCGCGGCGCGGTGCCGACCACGCGGGAGGGGATCTACTCGGCAGCGGCGCCGGCCGAACGGCGCAAGCTCGCACGCGCGTCCTGA
- a CDS encoding adenylate/guanylate cyclase domain-containing protein — protein MVYFYFNYVDPWGPPRRPLLDLGVFVVVTATIVVATFIFGIRIFGPLQAWRARLLHGADPAAVPGYIRRRALNRPLAVATFSMAGWTLAGLFYFPYQLWVVGTDPEQAARVLSGILFVGGPVASALAFLVAEYYSRRDIPLFFPEGRLERSGVLRVPILMRLGATFFVTSVLPPLLMLMVSVSLVRRFGGELPEEMRPLWVQLLRTQAYIVVATGGASFVMALLVARFINRPVQALRSAMARVAAGDLDVRVPVRSTDELGELNERFNAMVEELRRAARMRELFGRYVSRAVAEQALERGVALGGELTQATAMFVDLRGFTAMTQRTPPARVVELLNEYYAVVARVVEREGGLITQFLGDGVVAVFGGPLRPLPDHARHAVRAAIAVERELVERNAAGGERLLAGIGICTGDMIAGNVGAGGRVTYTIVGDAVNQAARLQVKTRDLGTSILVTESTRAALGEPNGLVLRPVGAVPLKGIAAPVEVYAVEG, from the coding sequence ATGGTCTACTTCTACTTCAACTACGTCGACCCCTGGGGGCCTCCACGGCGCCCGCTGCTGGACCTCGGGGTGTTCGTGGTCGTCACCGCGACGATCGTGGTCGCCACCTTCATCTTCGGCATCCGTATATTCGGCCCGCTCCAGGCGTGGCGCGCGCGCCTGCTGCACGGGGCCGATCCAGCGGCAGTGCCCGGCTACATCCGTCGCCGGGCCCTGAACCGCCCCCTCGCCGTCGCCACCTTCAGCATGGCGGGCTGGACGCTGGCCGGCCTCTTCTACTTTCCCTACCAGCTCTGGGTGGTCGGCACCGACCCGGAGCAGGCCGCGCGCGTCCTCTCCGGCATCCTGTTCGTCGGCGGGCCGGTGGCCTCGGCGCTCGCCTTCCTGGTCGCCGAGTACTACTCCCGCCGCGACATCCCGCTCTTCTTCCCCGAGGGACGGCTCGAGCGCAGCGGCGTCCTCCGGGTCCCCATCCTGATGCGCCTGGGCGCCACCTTCTTCGTCACCTCGGTGCTGCCGCCCCTGCTCATGCTGATGGTGAGCGTGAGCCTGGTGCGCCGCTTCGGCGGCGAGCTGCCGGAGGAGATGCGGCCGCTCTGGGTCCAGCTCCTGCGCACGCAGGCGTACATCGTGGTGGCGACCGGCGGGGCGTCGTTCGTGATGGCGCTCCTGGTCGCGCGCTTCATCAACCGGCCGGTGCAGGCGCTCCGCTCCGCGATGGCGCGGGTCGCCGCCGGCGACCTCGACGTGCGCGTGCCCGTGCGGTCGACGGACGAGCTCGGCGAGCTGAACGAGCGTTTCAACGCGATGGTCGAGGAGCTCAGGCGCGCGGCGCGCATGCGCGAGCTCTTCGGGCGCTACGTGAGCCGCGCGGTGGCCGAGCAGGCGCTCGAGCGCGGCGTCGCGCTCGGCGGCGAGCTCACGCAGGCGACGGCGATGTTCGTCGACCTGCGCGGCTTCACCGCGATGACCCAGCGCACGCCGCCGGCGCGCGTGGTCGAGCTCCTGAACGAGTACTACGCCGTCGTCGCGCGGGTGGTCGAGCGCGAGGGCGGCCTCATCACGCAGTTCCTCGGCGACGGCGTGGTGGCGGTCTTCGGAGGACCGCTCCGCCCGCTCCCCGACCACGCCCGCCACGCGGTGAGGGCGGCCATCGCCGTCGAGCGCGAGCTCGTCGAGCGCAACGCCGCGGGCGGCGAGCGCCTGCTGGCGGGCATCGGCATCTGCACCGGCGACATGATCGCCGGCAACGTCGGCGCCGGCGGCCGCGTCACCTACACCATCGTGGGCGACGCCGTGAACCAGGCGGCGCGCCTGCAGGTGAAGACGCGCGACCTGGGCACCTCGATCCTGGTGACCGAGTCGACGCGCGCGGCCCTCGGCGAGCCGAACGGCCTGGTCCTCCGCCCGGTTGGCGCGGTCCCGCTCAAAGGCATCGCGGCGCCGGTCGAGGTGTACGCGGTCGAGGGCTAG
- a CDS encoding heme-dependent peroxidase gives MSAAPVTLEGWYVLHEMYAVDWPRWNGLGGADRDAVVAEATALLERQAAPRDGHSGSWTLLTHKGDLCLMHWRRDLEALRAEEVALARTRLRAFLVPAYSYLSVIELGTYDLAGHAEARLKTRGVAPEGAQLEEEMRQMAAPRLFPKIPPRRYLCFYPMSKRRGEQVNWYDLPPAARAELMRGHGEIGRRYAGRVTQVIAGSVGLDDWEWGVTLFADDPLVFKKLVHEMRFDPASSRYALFGPFYVGIRFAAAKLGEVLRTGVAGAD, from the coding sequence GTGAGCGCCGCTCCCGTGACCCTGGAGGGCTGGTACGTCCTCCACGAGATGTACGCGGTCGACTGGCCGCGCTGGAACGGGCTCGGCGGCGCGGACCGGGACGCGGTCGTCGCCGAGGCGACGGCGCTCCTCGAACGGCAGGCGGCGCCGCGAGACGGCCACAGCGGCTCCTGGACGCTCCTCACGCACAAAGGTGACCTCTGCCTCATGCACTGGCGCCGCGACCTGGAGGCGCTGCGCGCCGAGGAGGTGGCCCTGGCGCGCACCCGCCTGCGCGCGTTCCTGGTCCCCGCCTATTCCTATCTGTCCGTGATCGAGCTCGGCACCTACGACCTCGCCGGGCACGCCGAGGCGCGGCTCAAGACGCGGGGCGTGGCGCCGGAGGGGGCGCAGCTCGAGGAGGAGATGCGACAGATGGCCGCGCCGCGTCTCTTCCCGAAGATCCCGCCGCGCCGCTACCTCTGCTTCTACCCGATGTCGAAGCGGCGCGGCGAGCAGGTGAACTGGTACGACCTGCCCCCCGCGGCGCGCGCCGAGCTGATGCGCGGCCACGGCGAGATCGGGCGCAGGTACGCCGGCCGCGTGACGCAGGTGATCGCGGGCTCGGTCGGCCTCGACGACTGGGAATGGGGCGTCACGCTCTTCGCCGACGACCCGCTCGTCTTCAAGAAGCTCGTGCACGAGATGCGCTTCGACCCGGCGAGCTCGCGCTACGCGCTCTTCGGGCCGTTCTACGTCGGCATCCGGTTCGCGGCGGCGAAGCTCGGCGAGGTCCTGCGCACGGGAGTCGCCGGCGCCGACTGA
- a CDS encoding sulfite exporter TauE/SafE family protein, translating to MLYSSVGHGGASAYLAAMGLFGVAPAAMRPAALAMNIVVAAVGTWRFASAGAVPGGLLLPLCAASVPAAFVGGAIRLPASVYAPLLALTLLVGAWRLWSRLERGDLRPAPPARTLLVIGAGFGLLAGLTGIGGGIFLSPTLILAGWETPRRTAGASVVFILVNSIAGILGHLSTAGQVPPGTALLAAVALAGGLYGSWLGARRLPPLALRRLLAAVLVIAGTKLLLSG from the coding sequence GTGCTCTACTCCTCGGTCGGCCACGGCGGGGCGTCCGCGTACCTGGCCGCGATGGGGCTCTTCGGCGTCGCCCCCGCCGCCATGCGGCCGGCCGCGCTCGCGATGAACATCGTGGTGGCGGCGGTGGGGACGTGGCGCTTCGCGTCCGCGGGCGCCGTCCCGGGGGGGCTCCTGCTGCCGCTCTGCGCCGCGTCGGTGCCGGCGGCGTTCGTCGGCGGCGCGATCAGGCTGCCCGCCAGCGTCTACGCGCCGCTCCTCGCGCTGACGCTCCTCGTCGGGGCCTGGCGTCTCTGGTCGCGGCTGGAGCGCGGCGACCTCCGCCCGGCGCCGCCGGCACGCACGCTGCTCGTGATCGGCGCTGGCTTCGGCCTCCTCGCCGGGCTGACCGGTATCGGCGGGGGCATCTTCCTCTCGCCGACGCTCATCCTGGCCGGCTGGGAGACGCCGCGACGCACGGCGGGCGCGTCGGTCGTGTTCATCCTGGTGAACTCGATCGCCGGCATCCTCGGGCACCTGTCGACCGCCGGCCAGGTGCCACCCGGGACGGCGCTCCTCGCCGCGGTCGCCCTCGCCGGCGGGCTCTATGGCTCGTGGCTCGGCGCGCGGCGGCTACCACCGCTCGCGCTCCGGCGGCTGCTCGCGGCGGTGCTCGTGATCGCGGGGACGAAGCTCCTGCTCTCGGGATAG